The sequence below is a genomic window from Streptomyces sp. V1I1.
CCCGGTATGCCGCCGTACATCCCGGTACCGTACGTGGACCGGATGGACCTCGCGTACGCAGCGGCCGACATGATGCTCTGCCGCGCGGGCGCGATGACCGTCGCCGAACTCTCCGCCGTGGGGCTGCCCGCCGCGTACGTACCGCTGCCGATCGGCAACGGCGAACAGCGGCTGAACGCCCAGCCGGTGGTGAAGGCCGGCGGCGGACTGCTGGTCGACGACGCCGAACTGACCCCCGAGTGGGTCCAGGGCAATGTCCTTCCGGTGCTCGCCGATCCGCACCGGCTGTACGAGATGTCCCGTGCCGCCGCCGAGTTCGGCCGCAGGGACGCCGACGACCTGCTCGTCGGCATGGTGTACGAGGCGATCGCTGCACGCCGCCAGGCGTAAGAAGGGCAGGGGAGCGTGGCCGGACCGACCACCGCCGAACGCGGGGCAGGCAAGTCCCCCGGCGGGAGCGCGGGGTCGGCCCGCCCGCCCCGCCAGGGCGCCCCGGCCCGTCGGCTGCGCCTCCCCGGCCGCCGAGCGCTGCTGATCGCCGCTGCCGCGATCCTGCTCATCGCGAGCGGAATCTGGGTGCTTTACGGCTCCTCGTGGCTGCGCGCGGAGCGCGTCACGACATCGGGCACCGAGGTTCTGACACCGGACGAAGTGACGTCCGCGGCCGCTGTCCCGATCGGTGCGCCGCTGATTTCCGTCGATACGGACGCCATTGAGGCCCGTCTCAGGCATAAGCTGCCCCGTATCGACTCGGTGGATGTCGTTCGGTCATGGCCGCGCGGGATCGATCTCAAAGTGACCGAGCGAAAGCCCGTGCTGCTTATCGAAAAGGGCGCAAAGTTCATCGAAGTGGACGCGAAGGGCGTCCGGTTCGCCACGGTGGACGAGGCTCCCAAGGCTGTTCCGCTGCTCGAATTGACAGTGGATCAGTCCCCGAGTCTGCGCCGTTTCGGCGCGGACCGACTCCTTGCCGAGGCGGTACGCGTCCGGGGCGAACTCCCCGGAGAAGTCGTCGCGGACACAAGAGCCCTCACGGTCCACTCATACGACTACATCACCGTGGAGTTGAGCCGGGACCGGACGGTTGTCTGGGGCAGCTCGGAGGACGGCGAGGCGAAGGCGCGCGCTCTCACCGCACTGATGAAAGCCGCGCCGAAGGCCCGGTACTTCGATGTAAGTGCGCCCACCGCCCCTGCCTCGTCAAGGAGTTGACGCCCAAATGTGCTGGCCAGCACCCTGGTTGGTCAGCGCAACGGCTGATCACATAGGGTGAAAAGAAAAACGGGAGGTTCGGCGTGTTCGTTGAACGTGCGCCACTTGTCGACTTAGTGTCCTGTTCGGAAGAGTCCAGCGAACAGACACACTGGTAACCCTAAACTTCAACGTTAGGGTTTGGGTCGGCGTTTCGGACCGTCCCATCGGCATCCGTCGTCGCAGCGCGGCAACCAACGCGAAGCGACGACACGTAACTCGAGGCGAGAGGCCTTCGACGTGGCAGCACCGCAGAACTACCTCGCAGTCATCAAGGTCATCGGTGTCGGCGGCGGTGGTGTCAATGCCATCAACCGAATGATCGAGGTCGGTCTCAAGGGCGTCGAGTTCATCGCGATCAACACTGATGCGCAAGCCCTGTTGATGAGCGACGCCGACGTCAAGCTCGACGTCGGTCGTGAACTCACCCGCGGCCTGGGGGCCGGAGCCAACCCCGCAGTCGGTCGCAAGGCGGCAGAGGACCACCGTGAGGAGATCGAGGAGGTCCTCAAGGGGGCCGACATGGTCTTCGTCACCGCCGGCGAAGGCGGCGGCACCGGAACCGGCGGCGCACCCGTCGTCGCCAACATCGCGCGCACGCTGGGCGCCCTCACGATCGGCGTGGTCACCCGCCCGTTCACCTTCGAGGGCCGCCGCCGCGCCAACCAGGCGGAGGACGGCATCGCTGAGCTCCGTGAAGAGGTCGACACCCTCATCGTGATCCCGAACGACCGCCTGCTTTCCATCTCGGACCGCCAGGTGAGCGTGCTGGACGCCTTCAAGTCCGCGGACCAGGTGCTGCTGTCGGGTGTCCAGGGCATCACCGACCTGATCACCACCCCCGGCCTGATCAACCTCGACTTCGCCGACGTCAAGTCCGTGATGTCCGAGGCGGGATCGGCGCTCATGGGCATCGGCTCGGCCCGCGGCGACGACCGCGCGGTGGCCGCCGCCGAGATGGCGATCTCCTCGCCGCTGCTGGAGGCCTCCATCGACGGCGCCCGTGGGGTGCTGCTCTCCATCTCCGGCGGCTCGGACCTCGGTCTCTTCGAGATCAACGAGGCGGCCCAGCTGGTGAGCGAGGCGGCCCACCCCGAGGCCAACATCATCTTCGGCGCGGTCATCGACGACGCCCTGGGCGACGAGGTACGGGTCACGGTCATCGCGGCCGGCTTCGACGGCGGACAGCCGCCG
It includes:
- a CDS encoding cell division protein FtsQ/DivIB encodes the protein MAGPTTAERGAGKSPGGSAGSARPPRQGAPARRLRLPGRRALLIAAAAILLIASGIWVLYGSSWLRAERVTTSGTEVLTPDEVTSAAAVPIGAPLISVDTDAIEARLRHKLPRIDSVDVVRSWPRGIDLKVTERKPVLLIEKGAKFIEVDAKGVRFATVDEAPKAVPLLELTVDQSPSLRRFGADRLLAEAVRVRGELPGEVVADTRALTVHSYDYITVELSRDRTVVWGSSEDGEAKARALTALMKAAPKARYFDVSAPTAPASSRS
- the ftsZ gene encoding cell division protein FtsZ is translated as MAAPQNYLAVIKVIGVGGGGVNAINRMIEVGLKGVEFIAINTDAQALLMSDADVKLDVGRELTRGLGAGANPAVGRKAAEDHREEIEEVLKGADMVFVTAGEGGGTGTGGAPVVANIARTLGALTIGVVTRPFTFEGRRRANQAEDGIAELREEVDTLIVIPNDRLLSISDRQVSVLDAFKSADQVLLSGVQGITDLITTPGLINLDFADVKSVMSEAGSALMGIGSARGDDRAVAAAEMAISSPLLEASIDGARGVLLSISGGSDLGLFEINEAAQLVSEAAHPEANIIFGAVIDDALGDEVRVTVIAAGFDGGQPPTRRETVLGSSASKREETPAAGSRSTEASRSSGLGTVPTRDEPSGPAEPVPVANDLNSPASGHAVPPARPYQDSQAEELDVPDFLK